In Citrus sinensis cultivar Valencia sweet orange chromosome 3, DVS_A1.0, whole genome shotgun sequence, the sequence TAGATTGAGATTCCGGCCTTCAAATAACAATTGCTCTGATGATTCCTGGGCTAGCTACAATACAAGCACTTTCTTCCATTGGTTTGTTTTACCATCATAACAGTACTACCACATAGTAACCAAATCAAAATTGTACTATGCTGGcagaaaatttatatatatggcTGACCTTTAGATCTCAGTTCAACAACTCTTGATGAATCAAGAAGTGCTAAGTACTGAAAATGTAACTATTAGATAACGCATTTTATCcctgaaaatgaaaaacaaaactgAAGTAGAAGAAACTAATGTTTAGGATGGGAGTAATGATTGTCATTTGGATTCCTCCTCCCACTGAAAACTGCCAATGCCTTTCTTATGGGAGGCTGCAGAGGAGCTCTTTTATCAGTATGATGTTTGAATATATCATCAGAAGTGAAGAAGTTGTCTCCCTGGATAATGAGTACAAATCAGCATCACACTAAATTTAACACAAACTAGCATTTACACAATTCAAAATTCAGGTACAACAAAACCAGAGGTGCTCAAACTGAAGGTAACTAGAACAAGGAAAAACCACTAACCTCCTTATTTACTTTCTTCTTGTTTCTAGGATAAAGGTACTTTTGTGGAAGTTGATCTTCACGTAAAATTAGATTCTTTGTAATGGCATCCCTTCCACCTTGGGGCATAGGTAGTGAAAACTGTAAACAGCCAAATGTCAAGCCACACAGTGGATAAAAGCTTGCAAAACTGCTCCAGTAAAAAGTATCAAACTGTACAATGGTTTCTAGGATTTTGATAACTAGGTCTCACAGGAACATTAAATTTGACAAACAATGTAAATGAAGCTTACGGACAATAAATCAATACACAACCAATTTACAGTTGAGAGTCTTGAGAAAAGAGTTTACTGCTTATCCCCTATAAAGATATACTTACTTTTGTTCCACGCAGCGTAATGCGAGGCCGACGAGATGCTAATACAATTCCATTTTCACCGACTGTAACAGCTACCTTGCGTAAAGTGCCACCATTTCCACACTTTGGGCAGAAAATCCTCCCAATTTCAGCAGTGATAGTGTAGCAGGCATGGCATTTCAGTATCCACCTGGATATACAGACATATCAAGATAAGCATAAACACCGGTGAGATACGTATTTCATGATTAGACTTTATACAAATCACCAAGGGGAATGGTGAAGAAAAAAGCTTTAAACATTTGTCAACTATATACCTATGTAGCTGGCGGATCTGCATTCCTCCGGGTGCCAGTAAGCGTAAACCCATCTGCAGAATAACATTTTGCATTGCGTAGTCACCAGTTATACAGGCAACAGTGGACTCAGACAAGGATCTCAACATCCAACTCTGTTCACTGCATTCATCATCCACGTATGAtacatcaacaatttcattGTTCTTGCTTGAGATCTCCATTTGATCTACATTTTCATTGGTGGTATCAACTTCACCTCCTTCAACAGTTGAATTTCCATTGATATCAGAAGTTGCTTCCACCACGGGGGAAATATCAGAATCATGAGTAGTAGAACAAATGTCAACTTCATTGCCTTCCGGGAGAGCCTTCAATGAATCTTCTTCAAGCCTCATTTGCTTTAAAATTGAGGAAAGTTCTTCACTGCCGCTCGTCTCTGTTATCTCACTCTCCTCAGAAATCCCATTTGTATCACGAGCTTCTTCATCGCCCAGATGCAACTGCTGCTCTAGGTTACCAGATTCATCAACATTGTTGCTATCATCACCCATCTCCTTCTCTTGCTGACTATCTTTGTCAGTTAATGATTCATAATATTCACGCCTTGCTTTTCTTCTAACATACCTTCTATGAGTACTTCGGCTGACAGCAGGCATCCAATCACCAGCATCATCTTCAACTTGTCCTTGAGAAGCATCAATTCCAGCAGCCACCATCTTCTTCCCT encodes:
- the LOC102614044 gene encoding RNA-binding NOB1-like protein codes for the protein MDSTPNSSSCWSNIVKTQPPQSAATQTKTVPAAEILAQSCNSTEGIAVAVVDANAIIQGAHNLTNFADKFVTVPEVLAEIRDPVSRNRLNFIPFSIDSMEPSPDSLNKVIKFARATGDLQTLSDVDLKLIALTCTLETQMHGTKHLRDAPPPVHTVNVKRLPEKDLPGWGSNVANLEEWEALDNDNADKLNTNSRILPLRDLNLNVIAGDYHSENGSVESQGGGNSENQEDGEHGLRRPRRYLPKKIEVNIEGKKMVAAGIDASQGQVEDDAGDWMPAVSRSTHRRYVRRKARREYYESLTDKDSQQEKEMGDDSNNVDESGNLEQQLHLGDEEARDTNGISEESEITETSGSEELSSILKQMRLEEDSLKALPEGNEVDICSTTHDSDISPVVEATSDINGNSTVEGGEVDTTNENVDQMEISSKNNEIVDVSYVDDECSEQSWMLRSLSESTVACITGDYAMQNVILQMGLRLLAPGGMQIRQLHRWILKCHACYTITAEIGRIFCPKCGNGGTLRKVAVTVGENGIVLASRRPRITLRGTKFSLPMPQGGRDAITKNLILREDQLPQKYLYPRNKKKVNKEGDNFFTSDDIFKHHTDKRAPLQPPIRKALAVFSGRRNPNDNHYSHPKH